Genomic DNA from Danaus plexippus chromosome 16 unlocalized genomic scaffold, MEX_DaPlex mxdp_23, whole genome shotgun sequence:
GTCCGCGGGGTACGTGACACTAGCGGACATCGGGGTGCCCGACCTGGGGTGTGCGCGACCCCCCGCCGCCGTCCAGCTCGTGACACCCAGGAAGAGGAAAGACGTCTGCGGCATCGCGAAGCCGATCAGCGAGATATCGATATCATCGAACGAATCCACGAAGGAGACTTCGGAGTTCACAAAGAACAGCAGACTTCAATCACCCATAGAGTCCCACTTCGCTAACACTCCGACCGCAGACAGCAAAACTGGTTCCCCCGCTAACGGCTTCACCAGCGCCGAGAGCGGGCAACTTCTCTGCGAAGAACTGGACAATCTGAACCTTGACACTCATCTGAGCAAAGAATCCATAACCAGCGACGATTTCGTCCCCATACATTCCTCTCGAAGTATTGACGATCTAACTCACAAACATTCCACTGAGGCTTCCAAGAGCAAAGAGTCCGAGAACGAAATAGTACCCGTTCACAGCACCAACGTCAAAGACAAAGACAAGTTGGACAACCAGTTGAGCGATCTGTTGAGCCCAGCTGAAGAGTCCATATCGATGTTCACTCAGTTGTCCGACAAGTTGACCGAAATAACAAACGAGGCAGACAGCGGCGTGGACACGGCGCACAACAACTCCGACGATGATACTTGTAAACCAGAGGTGGGGGTGAAGAAAACGAACTaccctaaaaatatataaaattcaataatttgaaataaaattgttttcagaaATGGACTATTCTGGATCTTCAATTTGGCATTCCACTGTTCGACGAGGCGCTCTGTGAGAATGTCTGTCGCAGTATCATTGATAGAATCGCCAAGCCGGAGTTGTAAGTTTCTTAGACCTCCTATTTACTTTATCTGTGAATATATTTGATCACTGAGATTTTTGCAGTCTgagatttttattctatataaaaaaaattaataatttctagaTTGGAGAAAGTCAAAGAAGACAACGAGTTTATTCGTGCGGACCTGTTGAAGTTTGTCTCGCAATGTCAGGTAGGAAAAATTCTTTTTGATATCGTAATATatgatcataaaaataaagttaaccTAAAAATCCagcaatttcaaaatatttattacataaccaCTTAATATTTCCCAAAAACATGGgacattaagattttaatatattttactgaaaactttttttgttttaattgtatttgcaAATTTGTACTAATTTAATGTGCAATAAAGcagtaaatgtaatattaatacatatttccaGTATTACCCCGGCGAGGATATGGGCATAGTGAAGAGAGGGACGTTGGTTCCGCTGCCAAGAAAGAATTTGGTATTTGAAAACGGCCAGATCAGTGAGTGGAtgggaaaataaaacattaccttAAAGTTACACCTTgtggttatataaataaagattaaaattaaatatcgatGAATATTGGATGTCCCAAACGTGTGAAACTGTTCTTAATGGGTAGATATTACGACCTatcgtgtaatttttttatttattttcttcgtAGACACTTATTTGCCTATTTGGTCCTGTTTGCCATGTGAATTATGAAGGTTAATgttgagttaaaaatattttcgtgcTAAATAACtggtttaaaacattaatatatagcaaatcaaactaaatatttagggttttactgtaaaaaaaaaataacatgcaTGCATTgctatataaagtattaaaaaaattccatttaaatattaagtcataaaagaaatttttttttgtgcatGTACTTGCAAGTATCTCAGTCTTATTCAGAAATCATTCCATTCAAACAGTAATGAGATtgtaattattctttaatatagtAACACTAATAGTATACTGAATAAATGTTACCTGTTAAAAATAGTGTGtgtagtaatatattaaaaaaaactaccaaagctttttttttaaaattctgttaGTAGAAATGATATCATTTTGAATGAGCTTACACATTTTTAACTAGGAAATGATGAACGagtgtttgttaattttaaatttgtttttgagtTTTCTAAGCACATTTTTGTTAAGCACCCGCCATTTTTTGTCAGATGCAGATAGAGGTAGGTATTTGTTGCTCTTATTAGATTACAAGCTCTTGAAGCTTAGCTTCCGTCCATGAAACATTAtgcaagatatttttttattaatttataactcaaaATTTCTGTTCCCAATTAATCAAGACCATTTCAGGCCCTACCTCGTTccgtttatttgtttatactgTAGTTgcaatacaaaacaaaataataatttatcataagtCTGTGTCGCATTGTacctaaatatgtattaattaatttatgtaaattagtaATATTCCTATACTGCTTGTTAATTCCAAGTAACGGAAATACTTCAGAAACATAGATGCtgtcttttatttcatcaagTATATAGTACCATGTTAGAGCATATCTGTCATGTTCAAACAAAGCCAGTATAAGTCTACTCTAAGGTTGATTTTTCACTTCAACACTTATTCCTCATAATATTGGTTTAAAAAGCAGTATGGGGTTATTAAGCGTGATTAACATGTGGCCATTAACtcacaaataataacaatgaattaaatgtgttattaaaaatgtaaatattatggaaatacttgtgttattttttattatctgtccccgtttaattttgtgttgtctttatgataataacagatttaaatagttttttcttatagatgtttttaaaatatctataatttatgTCTTGTAAGACAAGACTTGCTTTTAACCCATCCCAACAATCAACACCaaattcgaaaaaaaaaaacatttttttaaacaggaTCTAACTttgcatttttatgtaataagtaCAATTGTTCAGTTTTCTTACTTCTTTTAACTATTACAAGTTaaagtacattattttattcaataaggATCTAGGTTTGTAACCCTCTTtgaaaaatgtgttaaaaGAGTTGgcctattataataaacagtcAAAAttcctaatatatattatagcaaaCGCAAGCTTGTAAATGCTTACTGGTACAACTTTTGTAACATCTGGTGTTAAAGTGTTGCCAGTTTTCCATAAGCTTTGACAAATCTGGCAACTTTTTTGTTGTCAGTGTCagtataacattatttgacattttattttatcacagtCAAGTTCTCgaaaaatacatacttttctattattttctcGATTAGTCAATTgtcttattattgtttattattgtaactGTAAAACTGGCTGCGTTTGGGTCTGATATTGGTCAAACAATGGAAGTGGACGTGTATTCACTGTCTGAAGGCTCTCGCCTACCGCTAATTGACGAAACGTCGGCTTTAGGCACAACAGCACCAAAAGACAggtttgtttatttgaaaaaaagtcataattatatatattttaataacaacataggtgcattattatatttttccttgtAAGTTATCTGTTAGGTTAAGGAtaccaattttaaaaatatctcatatcGCCCACGCTATAGTcaaaagttgtttttatatagttttaaattacgcAATTTGCTACTTTAAGAATGATACATTTCCAAAACTGCATATAATAAAGACCacatctattaaatatatcaataattgaaaatagaatGGAATGTAcagaaaactatataaaaaaaaacatccttGTTGATTCATTAACTGTGTGTATTGATTGCAAGTGGCTATGAATcacatacaattaaaatgtttgagtAAAACAGTGCACTATTCTAGTGTACTATATATGAacatcattaaaattgtttagcTATTTACAGTACAACATTTGCTTTGATTGACACCGTATACATTGttaatgttacaaaatgtcttttattttatggttaatgaaaattaacttaatttattttcaatgagtTATCAATACACTAcactaattttgtatattaaaatattaatttataaggaaTATGTTATCATCGagcttttttttgtatcagaTTGATATCCGTATTAGACCAAGTGGAGATGAGAGTGGAGCGACTCAGACGGGACACAGTGCGTATTGAAGAAGAAAAAGACTCCTTACTGTCAACCCTAGACAGCGTCAAACATTCTGAATTGCTCGGTGACATATCTGaatgtatgttaatatttttaaattgatatttaaaaagttttttttgtatccttacaaaaaaaaggttaaattttttcctttaattttaaaataatattaggatataaatatatacagtggTTTCAGTAGTAACCATCTGTTTtcattcgctttaaatttttttaaatacatcatattggttatcttaaaatactagatttttgttatgacttcaatgaacataaaatgtcacatattctcaataaaaataggtgcttttatttgttaacacgcaatatatttcaatgtagGTGATAAGGAAGATATAATGCGTTATGCCGACCGTATCCTGGCTCGAGCTCTCACTGTGGAGGTGGCTGTGAGGACGGACAGGGACTCACAGCAGGAAGAAGCCTTGTCCCAGGTCAGTggaaataacatacatatatatacatgtgtgtatatatatatatattatagtccTAACATATCAGTACTGTTATAATGTCAAGAATACTGCATTTACCATCTTAGTCTCCATTCCTacttattattgttatgtcaGATAATAGTTCAGCATTATCCAGTTAGTTATTTGAAAGAATTGTacgtgataaatattaaaaacattaatttgtcCCTTCCTTTGTCTTATTTCTTCTTGTTTATGTTTAGCTGAAACCTTTaagatttcaattaaatcaaacatttATCTCCTCTAGTTAGAGTAATCAATCTTTTCTCATACTTTatgttacatacataatatacaaatgGGTCGTAACttctatttaattgaatatggTTTTAAtagcttaatattaatttatggctgaatgccaatttttatacatacacaaTGATATGATGACGAAGTGTCGATTGACAAACTATATTTGTATCATAATTATGACAAACTGGTTATTAATAGGTTATGATTAATACTgtctacttttttttttatttttgccaaTAGACGTAATCGATGAAAAACCTTTTGTTTCATCAGCCTATAATACTGGCAGTTTatacgttttttttcttttcttgatAAGTCGTCAGCGATTCTATTTCGAAGATTGCTTTCAGTAGGTGGTTAAGTTTTCGATAATATCATACGAAGCATGCTGGTGGCCGTATTCCCACGCGAAACGACGTGATTATTGCTGTTTTGCTTCGTCACTTGCTATAATTTGATTATGTAAATGTTTGAAACACGGAAATATACATTACCTTTTTGGTGTAACTGAATTGTTTCGCGCCTTTATTGGGTTATTAAGTGACAGGAACAACTAGTGACGTAAACTTAAAAtgattaaactataaatatttcggaatgtttcattaaaactgttgacttattttgaaaaaaaaagcgtTAAGAAATTTCTTAGGCGTTACGCAAATAACAAgctttctaaaattattaattaatgaacgCTATTATCTCCTACCAGGCACACATTATTAAagtgtcataaatattttagtacgaCACAATATGTGAGCATAATACATTTCAAGCACAGTAAATCCAACTTGTATCGTAAATAGTTTCTTCCGTTTTGATAGTTTGACTTTTGATGGAAGAGAAAGCACTTGTTGATTGGGTTACAAAAATgtgataacattatttttatgatacgaACGGCTTACATGAAATTGTTTCTGAAGCTTGAATGAAGTGTTCAGTGAAGGGGAATTAATTGCTTATATCTCTATGTAATCGTTAGTAATCTCAATggttgaacattttaaatttctgttcGGAATTTGACTGATGATATACAGTTTTTTAGGAAAATGTTCCATATTAAtgacaaaaagaaatatcctgaataaattaaaatatattatacaatctaatttttgacaaaattgAATGGAATGCCGGAGTGGAAACAGTTCGGTGTTCGGAAATAACAAACTTTTTAAGGAATGTCGTgaccaaatttaattaactgtaGAATACTATTTGCGTGTTTTATGTATGCAATTTCTATaccgatatttttttttattttttttgttatttaattcaagCGAAAGCTTTGCACGTTAGAAATTTAGGACAATTAATTTatgcatataatatacatacttattttCCATAGTTTCTTTCATCTGTACGctgaatattttgattaaaacctctttgatgtatttataatacgtTACCTGTCAAACCAACTGTCATTCCAGGTGAACATGTTCATAGACCAGCTTGTGATGTCCGTACACGAGGACGCGGTGGTCGCCCACGCCCGTTGTCAGACGTACATGAACGCGTGTACCTCGGCGCCAGACCACAGCGCCACCGACAGGAACTTCGAGACCGCCATTCTGGGATGCACGCTCGACGACCAGAAACGAGTCAAGAAACGCCTCCAGGGTCTGCTCGATTACTTCGCTAAATTGAACGTCATCACGTACTCCTGAATTAACGTGTAAAATAGTCTAAGAGCCTTCACCGATTGTCTTATTGTAAGTGAAGGCTCTTCGACTATTGAACGTTTACTTAACGGACGCGCCTAATATTACTTCAGTCCAGCAGTCATCAATCATATATTATGAGATGGCGAGTGGACCAGACTTTCACTAGTGATGCACCTAAATAAGGAATTAATTGAGTTTTTGAGTGATATGTGAATGTTGGTAGATCTAGTGTTGCCAGTGTTTGCATTTATTGGGTTGATTGTTTAATGACACGcacaattaaaatagaaagttCCATATCTAgggtgaaaaataaatttatacgtttagattttgatatataaagaCTTGATGCTTCCATTTGTCTGTCTCATAAAAAACTTAGAAGATTCTAGATAGTTTTAGATATTTGCGTACACCTAGTATGTCattcattgtaatttttatttcttaatatctgTCACCGAATATGAAGCATTTGTGAAGCGTAAGGCGCGTCTTTTACAGCTTaggaatatatgaatataacaataagGTTTTATAGTAAGCTTGAGTTACACAAAGCTGTCGGCGTTGCTAAGTTACCGGCCTTGGTTATTGTGATTATTATATGTTGACTTATTAAATACTGCCTGAGTATGTCCTTGGGTTCGTGTTATTTCtttaagttgtttaaaaaagttagctgtgaacatttttattggaatGAAGAGGTTGGCTCTTATTTGTCGGTAGTCTTAgacttattgatttttatagtatGTATGTCTAATGTGGTGCTATcgaagtataaatttaaaatttataagttcaagacatttttttttttaatttcgtataACCTGTTTTGGAATTTTTCGTTTCTCTTTTTATTAGATCTTGTTAAACTAGAGGATTTTAAttcgtaattttaatataatatcgaaattatataattggaaaacattcaattttttttttttaaatagaactaaacttttttcatattaattaatactaaattttTTCTTGTCATTATTTGGTTCTTGTTTTATATAGCTGTAACAAATTAAGAATTGGTGGTTTCAAATTGGTCTGATCTAGATTGCTCAAAGCATACACTGAATTATCGACCGAGCTGGTATAGTTcttatctaataaatatatcttattaattaatatttaaataaatttaaatatcgatataaattttactagtgattgttatattaatcGGTAAATATTCTCTTTATCTGTGGAAGAAGTGGTTTCCTAAAGACAGTAACAACGCCACTGCCATTGGATACGATTCATGAACGACCGCGCTTTCACATTCTGCTGGACGTCATGTAATAGCTtcgattaataaattttaatcgctttatatgtgttttattttataataacgcCTGATTTCACTCgtaaatttctttcatttataatctgttgCGTGCATTAAATGcatttctatttcatttggaattgtttaaagaaatagagataaataaaatacagttataaataaaaaagtttaattcatAAGTACATAGATATTTACAAATGTCTCAGCTTATACAAGATCGAAATTCAGTTATAAAGTCCGCTTCTAGAATTCAACCCTCATACATTTCAATTGACTCGTCTtaagtcttttttatatttaacatcaccttatcatttcaattattaatatagtataaatatttaatagattaataaaatataacctagCAACTCATTTTTACACTGCTActttaatatgtacattttccTGACTCTGTGGACAAACGCACTAAAATTCGAATCTTAGatacctaaataataaaattccataACAGAACCCagagttattttattgtcatattgTGTGaaagttttactaaaactatataatttaaacgtcCATTCCAATGCCAACAACATTTTCACGTACCTAATGTGTCACAATACACCCGCTTAAATAGAGCGTACTTGTATGTCATGGTGACGTAAgctgtcaaaattatatttttaagatatgaatacactttagtttttattattattactcttacttagtgataaataaaatttcaatgagtattaaaaataccaattctatctttatttacatttggCACTACGCTTAAATTTTTGTCCAAGATAATATCGAAATTAAAAGGGGAATGCAAATTCAGATCAAATGGATTGAAATCGATAAAGGTATCTGAAAATGTATGAACCTTTGATTTATTACCAATTGAATAATTTCCTACCAAAATGGATgtggtaataataatttccttcTAGTGGTATTACAATATACGGCAAGCGCTCTTGAGTACGTTCTTCTTCTTGCCGGAACGGTTCTTCGTAGGTCTCAGTAAGATAGTTCCGTTGGTGTTGTGGTTTGTAAATGTACctggaaatattttgtttttttttctatatgcGCAGAATAATTTAGTTGATACACTTCAAAGGTTCCAAATAATCAGTAAGTCCTTTCATTGAACTTCCTCTTTATGACTTTTCACATCTTAGATGGCGACCAAAGACAGTATAAACCTTTAAATTTTTGGGGCTAttacataatgaaaaataGGAAATACAACAAGAGGACTCAATAAGATAAACATTAAGAAATTGATTAACATCAAGCATTGTCATGCTTGCTTGATTGTTTGTCAAATATTCAGGAACatgattaaatacatatatcgtCAGAAGGTTTTAATAAGGAATCGTTTAACAgtgagaattaaatataacctaTAAGTGGTGTTGCTGTTGGAGGCGGTTCACTGTCAGCTCTCAGGTCGGCGAGGCAGCGCGAGGCCAGCGCTCGAAATACTGCGCCAACGTTCACGTCCTCTTTGACAGACGCACGCATTAGGCGGCAACCCAGCGCCCGGGCCACTAACTCCGCCTCGTCACTGACAACgaacataaaaaatagcaaCTGAATTTGAAAGtaacgtatattaaataaattatcacaattatatccataatttaaaagaaattcgagtatatatagaatatattaatttaattatgaattattaatattattataatctgtatttGTAAGAAAGCATATGTTAAATAAGTGACAGCTTGATAATCGTGACATGTTTAATGATGCAAAATTTATagcaaacatattatattagtatatgttatttgttgtaataaaatggaagaaaaatattatactaacgGTCCGACCACACATTGATCCATCAGGTCAATTTTATTCTGGACTATAATTGTAGGAATTTCTCCGCATTCATTCTCGACCTGAAAAggtcgtttttaaaattatgaataagtttgtttgttatatataggTTAATGAAACTTAGTTACTATTGTCAAGAATACATTTACGATTCTCCATTTTTTTAGTATCTCCGTCTTTACCTTATCTctatattagtttatatgaccttatttttttttatttatatactgtgGAAGCGATTTCGTGAAGGTATTCAGTTTTCAactcacatttatttaaaaataatacaataataattgcaaattcttttatttagttatacaaaagtatgttatataatataactaatcttatgtttataaatttgtaatttaagtatttctgAATACAAAGCTTTCATATGCATAAaggttacaaaatatattgaagagttttatataaacccaAGTATAAATTTCACGGCAGTTTACAATTAGGGCTGCCCTTCCGTCCAGTCATAATGTCTATATCTTCCACTATCGCCTCAACCTCTTCGTTAGTCGGTAAAGCGCGCGCTAACAGAATACCTCTTCCACCATTAGAACAATTAATGCCCATAACGTATCCGTCATCAACGTccacaaatatataatcgGACACACGATTGCAGTCTCTCATCTGATGTTTAACCTCTTCATCTCCGTAATAGTAGAGATCTATCTTTTTTCCGGTGCTGTTCGTGTAGCTTGCCTTCAAAAATGTTGCGTCGCTGTCGACTCTGTCGTTGCATCCGTCGGGCGGACTCGATCTCTTGAAATCCACGACGGCGCAGCTGTGCCGTTGTTCACGAATCGGCGGCCAATAGTACACGGCGTACCAGATACCttctaattgttttaaatcgaAATCTTCGCCAGTTCGGTAATAATTGATGCACATTTCGTTTGGCAAAACATTACAAGAGACTTCGCTGAAGATGAATATAAACAGCAACAAGTAACACCAGCGAGCCATGTTCGCGGCAGTTTAGTCTAATGTACCGGATATGAGTAcagatattgaaatataaacaacatgTTGAACTTTTGCACGCGATATGCGTTTTAGATTAGAACTTTGCGTTCGGAAAGTCCGGGTGCTGATAAACATGTTcgttcattttcatttattaaaataacagaatagaaaatttgtattacTGACGACaaagctaaaaaaaataataatttaattatataaaaaaattagtataataatttatgtttaccTTAAGTTTCCATGAATGCAAAGCTAAAAAGGAGTCTCTGTCTGTTGTCGAGAAAGCCAGCACACAGGCGTGGGCTCCTCTGTAATACGCTTTAGTTATAGCGTCGAACTCCTCCTGACCAGCCGTGTCCCACAGCATCAGTCTCACCTCCTCTCCATCGATACTGAAATCGCAACGCATAAGTAACGGAACGCGGGTCATTAACATTCCGTAATTTCTTATCACGAATGCTAATATCAGGGAACCAGCAAACttcaatatttagaataatatgaGACAATCATCTTTTTTCTAAACTCTGTATTCTATGTCATTTCACTCAATGTCATTAGGAAAGAACGCTTCCAGTGAGCAAAAACCCGTTGTTGCGCCTTTCAAAGCGGTGGGTACTCGTAACATCGCCTAGAGCTGAGCTTTGAAAAACTTTCATTGCACatcatattcaattattagaAAGTCATATTAGTTACACGGAAGcctttaatatcattatattagtAGTTGTAGATAGGaagaatttgataaaattaactgttttgaattttacctaaaatcttttattaataaacaacacTTAGTCTCGGAAcgggatattaaaatataatattctagcTTTCtaacgttataaaatattataatatatgcattaaatattcatatagcATCCTtatatgcaaaaaataaaattattctgaatGTTTAACGGTTttcatttaagtaattatgtttgttgctgttgtaaattaaacaaaaattattctatataatattcaaaattattaaggtAAGTAACTGTAAGTatcaaaagataataaaatatatttaattttaaatgccaCGAAATAACGAAACACGTAAGTGTTCGACAATGTACATTTGTTAAAAGATAATTCgactatgaaatatatatgtatatatatgatataccCTACCTACGACCTTTCTAACAtttcacataaatttaatattaatatatcaaatatattttgatttacaacgacaagaattttaaattatgtcgTCAAAATTTCTGTGCACTTGTCAACGACTTACTCGATCTGCCGCTCAAGAAAGTCTACCCCGATGGTTTTCTTGTAATCCCTGGTGAAGGTGCCTCGACAGTAACGTTGGATCATACTCGATTTGCCAACACCACCGTCGCCGACGATCACAACCTTCAGAGCTACCTCCAGCTCTTCTTCCCGCATCCTCGCTTCTGGTCACCGCACATTAGTGactgtaaataatacaaaatatcttattGTTAGCCATATTTATAACAGATTCAAAGAAAGGTGAGAAATTGGCTGAAGTTTTTTATGATACCATTGCCTTCACATGTTAATgagttctaaaaaaaaattgttcaataATTTTCGTAGATCAAACTTCAAACGCATTTATTCTGTAGAATCGGAATATATACAACATATCTAGCAGGTGGGCTATATGTTGATAGAATTACGTCAATGTAGCATGAACGGTAAAAAGTAAACCGTCTCGGTAATTTTactaagataataaatttattttgagccCAGAGCGCTTGTTTGTTCTATGAGTGCTGTGAAACCTGTTCCACGAGCACCTGTTACGTTCAAACACAGGTCTGATCGCACCGCTCTGATTTGGATAAAACTAAGAgatcaacataaaatattcatttcttaTGAATTCGCAAACAgaatttctaaaaaataaagtctttcgaggtattaagaaattttatagctTTTTTATTGCGTGAAATTCGCTTAATACGATCTAGTTTTCTATTCGTCTCGACTGGtttcacaaaaatttaaatttaataataaaatatacaattttttaaaaagtttattttatatttataaaaaccagaaaaataattttatcataatgaaCTATCGATATGCAATCGTTCCTATTAGAAGTCAAATAATCGTTATATGTGTGTTTTGTCTAATATTAGTTTTCGATTTTGCATTTGTTTATcggaagaaatattttctgttgTGAAATCCGTTCCAAAAAACTGAATGTCATTATCAATTGAAAAGGTGATTTACGACAAATTCAACCTCTTTacgttcatttatttaaatttatcgaaGTGATACAAAAAACGTCACTtacatttagtttttgtatCAATTGAATCGTACATTTTAGTTTCCTAAATTTATGAGGCCCAGATAATATGTAccgaatatacaaaaaaaattagtttgctttggacattaattattattaattaaaagaatgcTATTAGATGTTTTAAAAGCCTTCGcataatttatagtaataataaagtttctctatttttcactattttatttattatttgcgaGTTTAtgggttttaaaataaacgaatgatataaaattatatttgcttattctatattcgttaatttttttgtgatggTTACCTGCTTTGTCTCTCTACTGATAAAATATGAACCTTAGACATAGTAGGAAGGAAGTTAAAAGATATATGACTGGTAAAATAAATGGTGGACATTCCGAAAACATTGTCACTAGAAGTATAGGAAAAATTttgact
This window encodes:
- the LOC116772089 gene encoding uncharacterized protein LOC116772089 encodes the protein MARWCYLLLFIFIFSEVSCNVLPNEMCINYYRTGEDFDLKQLEGIWYAVYYWPPIREQRHSCAVVDFKRSSPPDGCNDRVDSDATFLKASYTNSTGKKIDLYYYGDEEVKHQMRDCNRVSDYIFVDVDDGYVMGINCSNGGRGILLARALPTNEEVEAIVEDIDIMTGRKGSPNCKLP
- the LOC116771923 gene encoding BAG family molecular chaperone regulator 2, which translates into the protein MEVDVYSLSEGSRLPLIDETSALGTTAPKDRLISVLDQVEMRVERLRRDTVRIEEEKDSLLSTLDSVKHSELLGDISECDKEDIMRYADRILARALTVEVAVRTDRDSQQEEALSQVNMFIDQLVMSVHEDAVVAHARCQTYMNACTSAPDHSATDRNFETAILGCTLDDQKRVKKRLQGLLDYFAKLNVITYS
- the LOC116772087 gene encoding ras-related protein Rab-23, translating into MREEELEVALKVVIVGDGGVGKSSMIQRYCRGTFTRDYKKTIGVDFLERQIDIDGEEVRLMLWDTAGQEEFDAITKAYYRGAHACVLAFSTTDRDSFLALHSWKLKVENECGEIPTIIVQNKIDLMDQCVVGPDEAELVARALGCRLMRASVKEDVNVGAVFRALASRCLADLRADSEPPPTATPLIGTFTNHNTNGTILLRPTKNRSGKKKNVLKSACRIL